The Fusarium keratoplasticum isolate Fu6.1 chromosome 8, whole genome shotgun sequence genome includes a region encoding these proteins:
- a CDS encoding Prephenate dehydratase has protein sequence MTSQRKPIVSFLGPVASYSHQAVRQAFSESTWELQPAVTIDDVFDQVQGGKVQAGVVPFENSTNGSVVFTLDNLADRANRYPDITVDGETYVDVHHCLVGHKNPAPALEDTAEGSGTCTPTATDPSPSKPRSRPLSNLRHIQRLYSHPQAFGQCTAFISTYLKGVEIFEVSSTSKAAEIVSKDTTGTWAAISSQLAAELHGLDFLGKSIEDREDNTTRFLVLGTNAAGPRDVESTKHAIAQKGSKSLVSFTVPHTSPGALADVLSCFRAFNLNLTSINSRPSLVQPFQYIFFIEFEGHKHDDPDGRVNGALEKISRVAESWRWLGSWERYR, from the exons ATGACCAGCCAACGCAAGCCCATCGTCAGCTTCCTTGGCCCAGTCGCCTCCTACTCTCATCAG GCTGTTCGCCAGGCCTTTTCCGAGTCCACCTGGGAACTCCAGCCAGCAGTCACCATTGACG ACGTCTTTGATCAGGTCCAGGGTGGCAAGGTCCAGGCCGGCGTTGTGCCCTTTGAGAACTCTACCAATGGATCCGTAGTCTTCACTCTGGATAATCTGGCCGATAGGGCCAACCGCTACCCGGACATCACCGTCGACGGCGAGACATATGTCGACGTTCACCACTGCCTCGTGGGGCACAAAAATCCTGCTCCGGCTCTTGAGGACACTGCCGAGGGATCAGGCACTTGCACGCCCACGGCCACGGATCCATCACCCTCGAAGCCGCGGTCCAGGCCTCTGAGCAACCTGAGGCACATTCAGCGGCTGTACTCACACCCACAGGCCTTTGGTCAGTGTACGGCCTTCATCTCCACCTACCTCAAGGGTGTTGAAATTTTCGAGGTTAGCTCGACCAGCAAGGCGGCCGAGATTGTGAGCAAGGACACGACGGGGACCTGGGCGGCCATCTCGAGCCAGCTGGCTGCTGAACTTCACGGGCTCGACTTTTTGGGCAAGTCAATTGAGGATCGCGAGGACAACACTACTCGATTCTTGGTCCTTGGCACCAACGCCGCTGGGCCCAGGGACGTGGAATCGACCAAGCACGCCATCGCTCAGAAGGGAAGCAAGTCACTCGTCTCCTTCACAGTGCCTCACACGTCGCCAGGGGCTCTGGCGGATGTACTGAGCTGCTTCCGcgccttcaacctcaacctgACCAGCATCAACAGCCGGCCCAGCCTAGTGCAGCCGTTCCAGTACATCTTCTTTATCGAGTTCGAGGGTCACAAGCACGACGATCCGGATGGGCGGGTCAATGGTGCGCTGGAAAAGATTAGTCGCGTGGCCGAGAGCTGGAGGTGGCTTGGGAGCTGGGAGAGATACAGATAA
- a CDS encoding Heat shock protein hsp98 produces the protein MNSRMDFTDRAQKAVEDAMALAEQYAHSQLVPVHLAVSLLDPPPDPSKDQQNAPPVVSTLFRQVIERAHGDPQLFDRALKKTLVRLPSQDPPPEHVSLAPQFHNVLRKALELQKVQKDTYVGVDHLITALSDEPSIQSALKEANIPKPKLVQEAVQAIRGTKRVDSKTADTEEENENLAKFTIDMTEMARDKKIDPVIGREEEIRRVVRILSRRTKNNPVLIGEPGVGKTTVVEGLAQRIVNRDVPDNLKNCKLLSLDVGALVAGSKYRGEFEERMKGVLKEIHESKDVIILFVDEIHLLMGAGSSGEGGMDAANLLKPMLARGQLHCIGATTLAEYRKYVEKDAAFERRFQQVLVKEPSISETISILRGLKERYDRHHRVTILDSALVAAANLAARYLTTRRMPDSAIDLVDEAAAAVRVARESQPEIIDSLERKLRQLMIEIAALEKEHDEASQTRLVQARKDAKNVEEELQPLREKYKSEIKRSEEIHQAKVKLDELEKRLEDATNNGEHAKAADLKYGAIPEQESVIKELETRKAAADAALNATGADVGGAMVTDIVTADNINEIVARWTGIPVTRLRTSEKEKLIQMEKVLSKIVVGQKEAVQSVANAIRLQRSGLSNPNQPPSFLFCGPSGTGKTLLTKALAEFLFDDAKAMIRFDMSEYQERHALSRMIGAPPGYVGHDAGGQLTEALRRKPFSILLFDEVEKAAKEILTVLLQLMDDGRITDGQGRVVDAKNCIVVMTSNLGAEYLVRPGVKEGRVDSGTREMVMNALRNYFLPEFLNRINSVVIFNRLTRREIRKIVDIRLGEIQKRLEDNGRKVTIDVSHEAKDYLGKSGYSPAYGARPLSRLIEKEVLNKLAILILRNNIRDGEYARVELIDGKIVVLSNHEDSELGEDEEMMDEEDAVDEMLDDMDQDIYD, from the coding sequence atgaactCCCGCATGGACTTCACGGACCGGGCCCAGAAGGCTGTGGAGGatgccatggccttggctgagCAGTACGCCCACTCCCAGCTTGTCCCAGTCCACCTTGCAGTTTCCTTGCTCGACCCTCCTCCGGACCCCTCCAAGGATCAGCAAAACGCTCCCCCAGTCGTCAGCACCTTGTTCCGGCAGGTCATCGAGCGAGCCCATGGCGACCCTCAGCTCTTCGATCGAGCACTCAAGAAGACCCTCGTCCGTCTCCCCAGCCAAGACCCTCCACCAGAGCATGTCTCCTTGGCACCTCAGTTCCACAACGTCCTGCGAAAGGCATTGGAGCTGCAGAAGGTGCAGAAGGACACCTACGTCGGTGTCGACCATCTTATTACTGCGCTTTCTGATGAGCCGAGCATCCAGTCGGCCCTGAAGGAGGCCAACattcccaagcccaagcttGTCCAGGAGGCTGTACAAGCCATTCGTGGAACCAAGCGAGTCGACAGCAAGACGGCCGataccgaggaggagaatgagaACTTGGCCAAGTTCACCATCGACATGACCGAGATGGCCCGCGACAAGAAGATCGACCCCGTCATtggtcgagaagaagagatccGCCGGGTCGTACGAATCCTGTCTCGACGAACCAAGAACAACCCCGTCCTCATCGGTGAACCCGGTGTGGGTAAAACCACTGTCGTCGAAGGATTGGCTCAGCGAATCGTCAACCGAGACGTTCCCGACAACCTGAAGAACTGCAAGCTTCTGTCGCTCGACGTCGGCGCCCTTGTTGCTGGCAGCAAGTACCGAGGAGAGTTTGAGGAGCGAATGAAGGGTGTGCTGAAGGAGATCCACGAGTCCAAGGACGTCATTATCCTCTTCGTTGATGAGATTCATCTTCTGATGGGTGCCGGTTCATCCGGTGAGGGAGGCATGGACGCTGCCAACCTTCTCAAGCCCATGCTCGCCCGTGGCCAACTGCACTGTATCGGTGCCACCACCCTCGCCGAGTACCGCAAGTACGTTGAGAAGGATGCAGCCTTTGAACGTCGATTCCAGCAGGTTCTTGTCAAGGAGCCTAGCATCTCTGagaccatctccatccttcgTGGTCTCAAGGAGCGATACGACCGACACCACCGTgtcaccatcctcgacagcgCCTTggtcgccgccgccaactTGGCTGCGCGCTACCTCACCACCAGACGAATGCCCGATTCGGccattgaccttgtcgatgaAGCGGCCGCCGCTGTGCGTGTCGCCCGAGAATCTCAGCCCGAGATCATTGATTCTCTTGAGCGTAAGCTTAGGCAGCTGATGATTGAAATCGCGGCTCTCGAGAAGGAACACGATGAGGCATCTCAGACTCGTCTGGTGCAGGCGAGGAAGGACGCCAAGAATGTCGAAGAAGAGTTGCAGCCACTTCGCGAAAAGTATAAGAGCGAGATCAAGCGAAGTGAGGAGATTCACCAGGCCAAGGTGAAGCTCGATGAACTTGAGAAGCGTCTCGAGGACGCGACCAACAACGGTGAGCacgccaaggccgccgatCTCAAGTACGGTGCCATCCCCGAGCAAGAGTCTGTCATCAAGGAACTTGAGACACGCAAAGCTGCCGCTGACGCAGCCCTGAACGCAACTGGTGCCGACGTTGGCGGTGCCATGGTCACCGACATTGTCACCGccgacaacatcaacgagatTGTTGCCCGATGGACCGGCATCCCTGTCACCCGACTTCGCACttccgagaaggagaagcttaTCCAGATGGAAAAGGTTCTCAGCAAGATTGTCGTAGGCCAGAAGGAGGCGGTCCAGTCGgttgccaacgccatccgCCTTCAGCGATCTGGTCTCAGCAACCCCAACCAGCCAccaagcttcttgttctgCGGTCCCTCGGGTACCGGAAAGACCCTTCTGACCAAGGCTCTGGCAGAGTTCCTGtttgacgatgccaaggccatgatcCGATTCGACATGTCCGAATACCAAGAGCGACACGCACTGAGCCGCATGATCGGTGCGCCCCCTGGATATGTCGGTCACGATGCTGGTGGTCAGCTGACCGAGGCTCTCCGCCGGAAGCCCTTCTCAATTCTGCTctttgatgaggttgagaaggcagccaaggaaaTTCTCACCGTTCTGCTCCAGCTCATGGATGACGGCCGCATCACCGATGGCCAAGGCAGAGTCGTCGATGCCAAGAACTGTATCGTCGTCATGACCTCCAACTTGGGTGCTGAGTACCTTGTCCGACCCGGTGTCAAGGAGGGTCGCGTTGACTCTGGCACTcgagagatggtgatgaacGCCCTCCGCAACTACTTCCTGCCCGAGTTCCTCAACCGTATCAACTCggtcgtcatcttcaaccgCCTGACACGCAGGGAGATCCGCAAGATCGTCGATATTCGCCTCGGCGAAATCCAGAAACGGCTCGAAGACAACGGGCGCAAGGTGACCATCGACGTGTCACACGAAGCAAAGGACTATCTCGGCAAGAGCGGCTATTCCCCTGCCTACGGAGCTCGTCCTTTGTCCCGTCTCATCGAAAAGGAAGTGCTCAACAAACtagccatcctcatcctgcGCAACAACATCCGCGACGGCGAGTATGCCCGCGTCGAACTCATCGACGGCAAGATTGTTGTTCTCTCCAACCACGAGGACAGCGAGCTTggcgaagatgaggagatgatggatgaggaggacgctGTTGACGAGATGCTTGACGATATGGATCAGGATATCTATGATTAA
- a CDS encoding Zn(2)-C6 fungal-type domain-containing protein encodes MAPTPSSEESPASTSGPAQPQQKQNQPPDSPQDRIRRNVACISCRDSKVRCRASPVAGQPCQRCAKLGLSCVYDRSHKRVTKRSKLELLEQELKSIKEAVNPRNNGETTWSPSNSHGSNPMFPDSTSRLASITNTSILSAPAPLQDSSSNQLTTTTTAYEKTGPTKPRVLGDRLLPGEDIDWYFEKYLQCFHPYLPILRKRDPDECYAACPTLFWAVIYVASRRYARDENIFTTLVDRLNRDVYTLLAAVALDLEAIHAILIICAWPFPTIRFVTDPSPLLISVAFNSCMLLGLHTGRGSHSRFLIGGRQNLTSTDHDASVTWIFCCILSQKIATGSGTPPPFIQHDDTQCKNIVKDTLAPELLTLFELQKFSNRLHTAMAAQICAHNGVSEAVVRNWEDEFELFKPIVTRVETDCSRFMILSTQLEVQSYYFLSPPTLRPNFALNALRAYSTSHDLINTAIALETASQFLTHGTHWIYRSAVDAGCILLSTLHSTAAPRHLTPADADALAMRVRSVLQSCSVRECDLPARGSVILETFWSVRNLLPKSEEPVSAFPERIGAAVTYWCLNRFKDALHEAKRSTEGVSRGLEAFHTNPPVTNTDENNNQDNTLNNAHDPFQGIDWSMVIDDFGWAGDTPVFLGPP; translated from the exons ATGGCCCCGACACCTTCATCGGAGGAGTCGCCCGCGTCGACATCTGGCCCGGCACAGccgcagcagaagcagaatcAGCCGCCTGACTCGCCTCAGGATAGGATAAGGAGGAACGTAGCTTGCATCAGCTGTCGCGACTCCAAA GTGCGGTGTAGAGCGAGTCCTGTCGCCGGACAGCCCTGTCAGCGATGTGCCAAACTAGGTCTCTCATGCGTCTACGATAGATCGCACAAGAGAGTCACAAAGAGAAG CAAACTCGAACTTTTGGAGCAAGAGTTGAAGAGCATCAAGGAAGCTGTTAATCCGAGGAACAATGGAGAGACGACATGGAGTCCCTCAAATTCTCACGGGAGTAATCCCATGTTTCCAGATTCGACAAGCCGACTTGCTTCAATCACGAACACATCCATCCTCTCAGCGCCAGCTCCTCTACAGGACTCATCATCAAACCAGCTCACAACTACAACTACAGCATATGAAAAGACTGGACCGACAAAACCTCGTGTCCTCGGCGACAGACTTTTGCCCGGCGAAGACATTGACTGGTACTTTGAAAA GTATTTACAGTGCTTTCATCCATATCTCCCCATATTGAGAAAAAGGGATCCGGATGAATGTTACGCGGCATGTCCAACTCTCTTCTGGGCTGTGATATATGTTGCCAGCCGTCGATACGCCAGGGATGAGAACATCTTCACCACCCTCGTCGACCGCCTCAACCGCGATGTATACACCCTCCTCGCTGCCGTCGCCTTGgatctcgaggccatccacgccattctcatcatctgcgcCTGGCCTTTCCCGACCATCAGATTCGTGACAGATCCGTCACCGCTGCTCATCAGCGTCGCCTTCAACTCGTGTATGCTCCTCGGTCTACACACCGGCCGAGGATCTCATTCTAGGTTCTTGATCGGCGGTCGGCAGAACCTGACCTCGACAGATCATGACGCGTCGGTAACTTGGATATTCTGCTGCATTCTTTCACAGAA GATTGCTACAGGGAGTGGAACGCCGCCTCCCTTTATACAACACGATGACACTCAATGCAAGAACATCGTCAAAGATACCCTTGCACCAGAACTACTTACTCTATTCGAGCTACAAAAGTTCAGCAATCGTCTACAcacagccatggcagcaCAAATCTGTGCACACAACGGGGTCTCTGAAGCAGTGGTCAGAAACTGGGAGGACGAGTTTGAGCTGTTCAAGCCAATTGTCACAAGAGTCGAGACGG ATTGCTCCCGCTTCATGATACTCTCGACCCAGCTTGAAGTCCAATCCTATTACTTCCTCTCACCCCCGACGCTTCGCCCCAACTTTGCCCTTAACGCCCTCCGCGCCTACAGCACCTCCCACGATCTCATCAACACAGCCATCGCCCTCGAGACTGCCTCGCAGTTCCTCACACACGGAACTCACTGGATATACCGCTCTGCCGTCGACGCCGGTTGCATCCTCCTCTCGACGCTACACTCGACCGCCGCCCCGCGCCACCTCACCCCAGCCGACGCCGACGCCCTCGCCATGCGTGTTCGCTCCGTCCTTCAAAGCTGCTCCGTCCGCGAATGCGACCTCCCCGCGCGGGGCTccgtcatcctcgagacATTTTGGTCCGTGAGGAATCTGCTGCCCAAGTCGGAGGAACCCGTGAGCGCGTTCCCAGAACGCATCGGTGCTGCTGTCACGTATTGGTGTCTCAACCGTTTCAAGGATGCGCTGCACGAGGCAAAGAGAAGCACAGAGGGTGTGAGCAGAGGCTTAGAGGCTTTTC ATACTAATCCACCGGTCACTAATACGGATGAAAATAACAATCAAGATAATACCCTCAACAACGCTCATGATCCATTTCAAGGTATTGACTGGTCCATGGTGATAGACGACTTTGGATGGGCCGGAGACACACCCGTATTCTTAGGACCCCCATAG
- a CDS encoding Protein PBN1, translating into MRERVTFVHKDHDLDPAALDIQEAGLSGPQIETVRQDKLTIPFDELPRELTDLLKDYDSVHVRWASPLKLETLDPFASRISPGLHVYYTPTSSTSHDHSKLCTWLQRFGPLDCSKPEAFTELKQDSSSTSPYFSFYQGVEDLDSFVATSLQEFCSDVDTTCNARLRSLYMAASLDLSYEATTKSLVAHATWPLRSQTVAVPASPGRRVEVGIFMNDNSQPNMEKHELGVAGVLSVLGEQKKPSPAMFTFPSRHRQSDSVFGSKFLSPTGLHPTLQLSFSSNQAPGSEGECAPYAFLTLPKTVFADRYQLDDDLFLASKNLTSLRYTTLPVDLEAPAYTTETWGSSVLLELGPPGPEKDEPWKAEVPLHLRYLEPSASGQVDIEVPYPAVFWACSSGAETLENPFDRLHVGYDKLFPRDTVFWHVAPQPESGSRLMNPVTVPVLKEEGADWITSGTTAAVALGFIWVLWKLASVMMKSGGKTNRTRGQVTQKKVQ; encoded by the exons ATGCGTGAGCGCGTTACTTTTGTGCACAAGGACCATGACCTTGACCCGGCGGCGTTGGACATTCAAGAAGCCGGGTTATCGGGTCCCCAGATCGAGACGGTCCGCCAGGACAAGCTCACCATCCCCTTCGATGAGCTGCCTCGGGAGCTCACCGACCTGCTCAAGGACTATGACTCTGTCCACGTCAGATGGGCCAGCCCCTTGAAGCTTGAAACACTGGACCCCTTCGCCTCTCGAATATCCCCAGGTCTTCACGTATACTACACTCctacctcatcaacctcacaTGATCA CTCGAAATTATGTACCTGGCTTCAAAGATTCGGCCCGCTGGACTGCTCAAAGCCCGAG GCTTTCACCGAGCTCAAGCAAGACAGCTCCTCGACTTCCCCTTATTTCTCCTTTTACCAAGGAGTAGAAGATCTGGATTCTTTCGTTGCCACCAGTTTGCAGGAATTTTGTTCCGATGTTGACACTACCTGCAATGCTCGACTACGCAGCCTCTACATGGCTGCCAGCCTGGACTTGTCCTATGAGGCCACCACAAAGTCCCTTGTTGCCCATGCCACATGGCCGCTCCGTTCTCAAACGGTTGCTGTCCCTGCGTCTCCGGGGAGAAGAGTGGAGGTTGGCATTTTCATGAACGACAACTCTCAGCCAAACATGGAGAAGCACGAACTTGGGGTTGCTGGCGTTCTAAGTGTCCTCGGTGAGCAAAAGAAGCCTTCGCCGGCCATGTTTACTTTTCCGTCTCGGCACCGGCAGAGCGACTCTGTTTTTGGCTCCAAGTTTCTCAGCCCGACTGGCTTGCATCCTACGCTTCAGTTGAGCTTCAGCTCCAACCAGGCCCCGGGCAGCGAGGGAGAGTGTGCGCCCTACGCGTTCTTGACATTGCCCAAAACAGTTTTTGCCGATAGATATCAGTTGGATGACGACTTGTTTCTGGCCTCCAAGAACCTCACTTCATTGCGATACACGACTCTGCCCGTTGACTTGGAAGCACCTGCATACACCACCGAGACCTGGGGATCCAGTGTCCTTCTTGAACTGGGCCCTCCTGGACCCGAGAAAGATGAGCCTTGGAAGGCCGAGGTTCCGCTTCACCTGCGGTATCTTGAACCTTCTGCAAGCGGTCAAGTCGATATCGAGGTTCCGTACCCTGCTGTCTTTTGGGCATGCTCCTCGGGGGCCGAAACCCTGGAGAATCCGTTCGACCGGCTTCATGTGGGATATGACAAGCTTTTCCCTCGCGATACCGTCTTTTGGCACGTCGCTCCCCAGCCGGAGAGTGGCAGCAGGCTCATGAACCCAGTCACAGTGCCCGTACTAAAGGAGGAGGGAGCAGACTGGATCACCTCGGGCACAACAGCGGCTGTTGCTCTCGGCTTTATCTGGGTTCTGTGGAAGTTGGCCAGCGTCATGATGAAGTCCGGAGGGAAAACAAACAGGACTCGTGGCCAGGTCACCCAGAAGAAGGTCCAATAA